The Planctomycetia bacterium genome has a window encoding:
- a CDS encoding glycosyltransferase: MKLHDALSLEHLDRMTDSTGLIQHAIYSLPRRESGYTTDDNARALRLCARLWRQHPDERMLGRVSCYLSFLEHARTAQGGFHNFMSYDRRWLDAEGCGDCQGQAVRALAEVLASGLPDDYLLLAREMIDDVLPALANLRSLRAQAYVVLAWGHLSASSVKDLEPLEGVAWSASGRLAESFQRCKRRDWPWFESRLTYANAVLPHAMFIAARRWPTESFAAIAETSFAFLDRKTTLNDMYSPVGNHGWYSRGEERAIYDQQPVEAAVMADAALAAFEALDDTAQLGMFRRARDWFHGRNTLSQSLVDSGKGACCDGLLSSGVNRNQGAESTLAFLWTELQFHDAQHLLSGDQGHSAAIA, translated from the coding sequence ATGAAACTGCACGACGCGCTGTCCCTGGAACATCTCGATCGCATGACCGACTCGACAGGGCTGATTCAACATGCGATCTACAGCCTCCCGCGACGCGAAAGCGGTTACACGACCGACGACAACGCTCGGGCGCTGCGGCTCTGTGCGAGGCTCTGGCGACAACATCCTGACGAACGCATGCTGGGCCGCGTGAGTTGCTACCTGAGCTTCCTGGAACACGCTCGCACGGCGCAGGGCGGGTTTCATAACTTCATGAGTTATGACCGGCGTTGGTTGGATGCCGAAGGCTGCGGTGACTGCCAGGGGCAAGCGGTGCGCGCACTGGCGGAAGTTCTGGCGAGCGGATTGCCCGACGATTACTTGCTGTTAGCCCGTGAGATGATCGATGACGTGTTGCCGGCACTCGCAAATTTGCGCAGCTTGCGGGCCCAGGCCTACGTCGTCTTGGCGTGGGGACACTTGTCGGCGTCGAGCGTCAAGGACCTTGAGCCGCTGGAAGGCGTGGCCTGGTCCGCCTCTGGCCGCCTGGCAGAATCGTTTCAACGCTGTAAGCGGCGCGATTGGCCGTGGTTCGAATCTCGGCTGACTTATGCGAATGCCGTCCTACCGCATGCGATGTTCATCGCCGCACGGCGCTGGCCAACGGAATCGTTCGCCGCGATCGCCGAGACATCATTTGCGTTCCTCGATCGTAAGACCACGTTGAATGACATGTATTCGCCCGTCGGCAATCACGGTTGGTACTCCCGAGGCGAAGAACGCGCCATCTACGATCAGCAGCCGGTGGAAGCCGCGGTCATGGCGGACGCCGCCTTGGCGGCGTTCGAGGCGCTGGATGACACGGCCCAACTCGGCATGTTCCGTCGGGCCCGCGATTGGTTTCATGGGCGCAATACACTATCCCAATCGCTGGTCGATTCCGGTAAGGGCGCCTGTTGCGATGGCCTGCTGTCGTCCGGTGTGAACCGCAATCAAGGGGCCGAGTCAACACTGGCGTTTCTCTGGACCGAGCTGCAGTTCCACGATGCGCAACACCTACTGAGCGGCGACCAAGGGCATTCCGCGGCGATCGCTTAA